A segment of the Myotis daubentonii chromosome 6, mMyoDau2.1, whole genome shotgun sequence genome:
CACACTCACAGCATACGCACAGCTCACATATGCACAACTCACACGCACAGCATACGCACAGCTCACACATGCACAGCTgacacacacagctcacacacgCATAGCTCACActcacagcacacacacaaacatggaCAGCTCACACACAGCATATACACAGCTCACACTCATACAGCATATGCACAGCTCACAcgcacagctcacacagctcacactcaTACTCACAGCATACGCACAGCTCACATATGCACAGCTCACACTCATAGCATATGCACAGCTCACAGGCATAGCATACACACAACTCacactcacagctcacacagcatATGCACAGCTCACACATGCACAGTTCACACTCACAGCATATGCACAGCCCACACAGCTCACACTCACGGCtcactcacagctcacacagctcacactcacagctcacacagctcacactcacagctcacacagctcacattcacagctcacactcacagctctcacagctcacactcacagctcacactcacagctcacacagctcacattcacagctcacactcacagctcacacagctcacacagctcacacacacagctcacactcacagctcacacagctcccacagctcacacacacagctcacactcacagctcacacagctcacattcacagctcacactcacagctcacacagctcacacacacagctcacactcacagctcacacagctcacactcaCAGCTCCCACAACAGCGCAGCTATGCTTCACAGGCCAAgtctccaccccctccctttgCTGAACTGTTGGAATTTCCAAGCCGGCCTTGAGGGGGGCGGAGTGAGGGGGGCGGAGTGAGGGGGGCGGAGTGAGGGGGGCGGAGTGAGGGGGGCGGAGTGAGGGGGGCGGAGTGAGGGGGGCGGAGTGAGGGGGGCGGAGTGAGGGGGGCGGAGTGAGGGGGGCGGAGTGAGGGCCGCCCAGCCGGGCTGTACTTAACTCGCCCGGGAGGCTCCGGGCCCCACTCATCTTTCCCACCGCTCACCGCTCAGCTGCCATGTGTCGCTCCCGCTGCTCCCTCCCCGCCATGACCGTCCTGCGGGCCCCGACCCCGGCCCCCTCCGCCAGCCCGGGACCCCGGCGGGGCTCTGGGCCCGAGGTCTTCACCTTCGACCCTCTCCCGGAGCCGGCGGCGGCCCCCGCCTCGCGCCCCAGCGCCTCGCGCCCCAGCGCCTCCCGCGGGCACAGAAAGCGCAGCCGGAGGGTCCTCTACCCCCGAGTGGTGAGTGTCGCCCAagtgggggccgggggtggcGGGCACGGCCGCCCTCGGGCCCGTCTGACCTGTTCCCTCGCCGTCTCCGCGCAGGTCCGGCGCCAGCTGCCCGCCGAGGACGCCAGCCCCGCCAGgaggctcctcttcctcctgctcgcCGTCGTCTTCTGCCAGGTCCTGACGGCGGAAGAAGGGGTGCCGGCGCCCCCGAACGCGGAGGAcgcccccgcgcccgcccctGCGCCCCCCGCGCGCGAGCCCCGGAATGTGACGGCGGAGCCCGCGGACCGCGCTCTGGACCTCCGCGCCTTCCTCCCGCGCCCCCCGGCCGCCCTCtgaccgcccgcccgcccggcggcCCTGGAAGCCGAGCGCGGACTCCGAGGCCCTCGCCCCGCGGGAGCCGCCCGACGGGACGCGCGCGGACACGCCGGCGGGTGGGAGGGCGCCAACTGTCTCCTGCTGCAGctcctatttatatttattgtgtatTTATATGTCCCCCTGGCGACCGGGGTGtctgtaatatttatttaacttatgCGAGGGCGCGGGCCGTGCCCGCGGCtgcccctcccggcccctgggCGCTGGGAAGCGGTGGGACCGGGCCGGGTCCAGGTGCCCCGTCTCCGGAGGCGGCCCCGGGCTGgctgcgggcggggcggggcggcgggcgggccgggCAGCGGTATGTTCTGTGAACACAAATAAACCGGTGATTGATGCGGCATCCGAGTGAGTCTCTGACAGCGGCGAGGCCCCTCCGGGCGCAGGGACCCCGGGACCCGGGCGCCCACGGCCGCGGCTCAGCCTGCGGCTCCCGGCCGCCGCGGGCACCCCAGTGACGGGGCCGCGTCAcgcgccgggcggggcggggtctgccgggcagcggggcgggggcgggcggggcgggagcgggggcTGCCGGGaacggggcgggcggggcggggctgcggcGGCCCCAGGGTGCAGGCGCGGGGTGCGCTTGCAGGAAGGTGGTGCGCGGCGGCCGTGGCTCGGCTCCCAGGtccggggggcgggcgggggtccGGGGGACGGCGGGGGTCGGGTCCCGGAGAACCGCGGTCGCCGCGGGCGGGCGTCGCCGGAGTCTGCGGGTTTcccggggcaggggagggggagcctCAGCCGGCCCGGGTGCGAGGGGACtgggcggtggtggtgggaaacAGCCGCTCCCGCCTCCGCGACGCCTTCTCTGCTCCTCGCTAGCTCCCTCGGAGCCATGTTCTTCACCTGCGGCCCCAACGAGGCCATGGTGGTCTCCGGTAAGCGCCGCGCCCCTCGGCCCGCGCCCCAGCCCCGGGAGCCTGGCTCCGCCCTTCCCTCCCGCCAGGGCCCAGGCGCCCAGGCTCCggcccgcccacccccaccccctcctcccctacccccccagctCCCTAGTCCCCGCATCCCCGCGCGacgcccgccccagccccccacccccacccctcgctcccatcccctaccccccccaGCTCCCTAGTCCCCGCATTCCCGCATCCCAGCGCgacgcccgcccctgcccccccttGCAGGTTTCTGCCGGAGCCCCCCGGTCATGGTGGCCGGCGGCCGCGTCTTCGTGCTGCCCTGCATCCAGCAGATCCAGAGGTGGGTAAGGGGAGCCCGAGGGCCGtctcctctcctccttttctcactgcccccttctctttccctctaggaTCTCTCTCAACACATTGACCCTCAATGTCAAGAGTGAGAAGGTTTACACGCGCCATGGGGTCCCCATCTCCGTCACCGGCATCGCCCAGGTGCGGCTTTCAGAGCTTTCCCAGGGtccacgcccccaccccctctgtaGTCGCGGCTTCTCCAAGCCCTTGGCTCATCCTCTCTGCTCCAGACCAGcacctcaccctcccacccctcctctgcctgcaggTGAAAATCCAGGGGCAGAACAAAGAGATGCTGGCGGCTGCCTGCCAGATGTTCCTGGGGAAGACGGAGGCTGAGATCGCCCACATCGCCCTGGAGACGCTGGAGGGCCACCAGAGGGCCATCATGGCCCACATGACTGTGGAGGTGGGCCTGCTGGCAGGGGGCCCGGCTGAGCCAGCTgtgggagccagagccagaggaCCCAGAGCTTAagttcctcctcccaccctccttcgTCCTAGGAAATCTATAAGGACCGGCAGAAGTTCTCGGAGCAGGTTTTCAAAGTGGCCTCCTCAGACCTGGTGAACATGGGCATCAGTGTGGTCAGCTACACCCTGAAGGACATTCATGACGACCAGGTAAACCCGCACAGGTGGCCCCCTCTGCCCCCGCTCCTTTCTTGCACCCTCTTCAGGACTCCAGTTTCTGCGTCTCTCCCACAGGACTACTTGCACTCCTTGGGGAAGGCTCGGACCGCTCAAGTCCAAAAAGATGCTCGGATTGGAGAAGCGGAGGCCAAGCGAGATGCTGGGATCCGGGTGAGAGAGAAATGGGCGGTGGCCTGCGGTCCCCATGGCGCTTGAGCACTTGGGGGGAGTGCACAACGGGGGCTGATGGAACTGGGCTGGAGAGGAGATAgatgaggccagggctggggccgaGGCAGGGGAGCTGGTGGGAAGCAGGCCCTCGCCCCGGGGCCTGCCCATCCTGCCCTGACGCCTCACCTGGGCTCTGTATGGACAGGAGGCCAAAGCCAAGCAGGAGAAGGTGTCTGCTCAGTACCTGAGTGAGATCGAGATGGCCAAGGCCCAGCGGGACTATGAGCTGAAGAAAGCCACCTATGACATCGAGGTCAACACGCGCCGCGCGCAGGCCGACCTGGCCTACCAGCTCCAGGTCAGAGCCCCGGCAGGCGGCCGGCCACCCCCTTCTCTCCGGCTCCCCCTCTCATGTTCCGACTCCGGTCCCCATATCTCGCTCCCTGTTTCTGACCCAACTCTTCCATATGAGGGAAATTTAAAAGACCTACACGTTTCAGCTAAAAAGCAAAGAACAGGTCAAGAGGTACATGGTCTGCAGGGCTGGTCATGTGTGTGGAGCAGGTTGTGCCCTGTGTAATGGCACCCGGATGGGGGTGAGCCAGAGCTGAGGTCCGCCCACACCCCTCACCAGCCCGTGCGCTCTGCACCCCCAGAGGAAGAGGCGCCGTTTCATTTGCACAGGGCAGCCCTGGTGAGCAAAGGGTGTGAGGAAGGAAACCCGGAAGTGGGGCTGTGACCCCTGCCGAGGGAGGCCGGCAGCCCTGGGCATTGCGGGCAGGTGCAGTCAGTCCCCGTGTGCGGATTCTGCACTGAGCAGTGCCTGCTCGCAAAGTGTACTGAAACTCCACAGTCAGCCTTCGCGGCGCCTTTGCGTCTGCCTGCAGACGTGCAGAGAGGCAGCCACCCGAGGGCCTGGCGCACAGCTCCCAGTTGAGGTTGAGCAAGACGTTCTGCTTCTTGAAACGCTCATGCTGTAAGCAGTGTTGTCTCCATAGAGTGTTTACTGCACAGCATGCTCACCGCCACATTCCTCACCTGGTGTTCTCCGTTGGTGATTTCACCGCGGAAAGGGCCGAGCATCGTGCTGAGTGCTGTCCGGCTCTCCCAGGCGCGGGGTGGTGGTGCTGCATGTGCATCTCCTCCTTCGTTCAGGCGCTCTGGTGTTGGCTGGAAGCTCGTTGGTAATGAACCAACATTTATTACACAGGATGGATTTAAACCAGGGTAGGGAGCCTTTTCTCTGCCGAAGGCCGTTCGGATATTTatacatcattcacgggccatacaaaattatcaacctaaaaacTAGCCTGCTGTCTTTggccaaatgtttatttttttgggTTAataccccaggatattttcccattgatatatatatatatatatatatatatattttttttttttttttttttttttagagcaagtacaagggaggcggggggagagagagaaacatcgatgtgagagagccacatcaattggtccctcccacactcacccccaccagggctggggccgggaacctgcaacacaggtacatgcccttggtcaggaatcgaacccacgaccctttggttcgcaggccagtgctctgacCACTGGGAAACTCCAGCCAGGGCAATGGTCAATCATTTAATAACTCACCCCAATGCGCTGGCAGGGCCAGGATGTTCCCGGCCCTGCtttaaacaaacacataaaacaaggttCTACATTGGCCTGTTGGTAAAAATGTTGTGGCCAGAGGCTCATGCCACCTAACCACACATTTTCCCTGGGAacaaaataagtattttgttCTACTTTATACAGCAGAACTACCGTGAAGAACGAGAGGCCACTGAACTTTGAGTAGCCTTTACACAAAGGATAGTAAAATTAGGAAGTTTGTTTTTGCCAAGCGTTGGTACAGGCTAAAAGCATAATAAGTGCAAAACATCTTCGGTTGCGGGGATAAGTCCCTGGCTTGTGCGTTGCTACTTGAAGTGTGGTCTGcctaccagcagcagcagcagccctggaGTGTTTGTTAGAAATACAAAGTCTCAGGCTCCAGCCCAGACAGAATCAtagtctgcattttaacaaaaatcCCTAGGTTGCCTCATGCATGCGTTGAAGTGTGAGAAGCAGTAACATAAAGGAAACCACTAGCATGGGTAGGACTATGGATAAGGTCCCTAATCTAAACATGGCTTTTTGTCCGCAGATCGACGGCTTGGGCTGGTTTGGGCTCTGTTTAACTTTAGTGAGTTCCTCATTTTGTGCCAGGCTTTGTGCTAAGAAATCCTGAAATAATGATTCAGTCAACAAATACCTAtgaagtgcctactatgtgccagacattgttttAGAGGCGAGGATAAACGTGTGAGTGAGACAGAAGAGACTCCTGCTCTCAGAGAGCGTACAGAGCAAGCCAGCGCGCGGCAGGCTTTGGCAGCGGCGGGGTTACCACATGAGGTCGGGTGCTCAGAGAAGAGTGCTGTAAGCAAATGATATTTGAAATAAAACCTGAAGATGCGAAAGAACCAGCAATGTAGAGAGTTGTGGGCCAAGAGTATTCTAAACCTGTGATGCTCACACAGAGCCTTTGTGCTGATGGAAATGGTCTGCATTTTGCTGTGatgctgagcacttgaaatgcggTGGGTGAAATTGTGACTGAGGAACTGCATTTTACATTTTAGTGactattaatttaaatttaaatagccgtATGTGGCTAGTGGCCAGGCAGGGGACCAGCAGGtggaaaggccctgaggtaggaaaGAACTGGGCATGTCCCAGGAGCAGAAAGGGGGTTTCTGATTGGTGTGGCTAGTGTGCTGAGGGAGAGGGGCCCAGGCTAGGTCACGAGGGCTCAGGGAGCCATGATGGACACTTAGAAGAGACTCAAAGCACCAGAGAGGTGCTGTGGTTCAGTTTGTGTTTGTATAAGGATCGGACCGGCTGCCGCGTGGAGAATCGATGGTCAGAAGAAAGGCAGTAGGGAGACAAGTTGGAAGCCTTTTCAAAGATGATGGATTGAATAAATGCAGCTAAAACCTCATTACAACCACATAGagtgattttgagagagaagaaagggaggaatggCCACCATAGCATCACTTTGGAAGCTGGAAAGCATGGTAGTTAACTGAGCAGGGCTGACAGGTGCCGTGTCGGAGGCTCAGGAGCCGGTGCAGCCATGGCCTGACGACTGTCACAATCAGTAAAAACAGGTGAAGAGCCACTTCTCCGACTCCCTTGCTGACTCCCTGCCTGTGGGTCCCTTTCCTGGCCTCTCTGCCCAGCAGACATCTGGAGGGTTGTCTGGTGAGAGCAGACCAGAGGACGTGGCGTGGGGCAGCCAGACACAGGCGAGGCCTGGCCGTGGCAGCAGGGCATGAACGGACTATGCACCTGTCGCATGCCCCATGCTGGCGCTTCTGGCCCCGGGCCCCTCGGCTCCCAGAGCTCCGTCTTCCAAAGAACAGATGAGAAGAGCGCCCTGGGAACATGACCGCCCCAAGGGAGAGACTTGAAGATCCTGGAGCCGAGGTTGCCCAGCTGGTGGCCTGCCCAGGCCGCCCAGAGTGAagctctcagtccacaggccccacACACAGCCCGGAGCTCCTTCCAGTGCGGTCAGCCTCTGGCCTGTGAGCAGGCAGCCAAGGGCACCTGTCTGAGAGGGAGACAGCAAGGCCAAGTGGAGGCGACGGCTCTGCAGGGAAAAGAaagcttttgaaaaaataaatgtgccCAGTGAGATAAAAGAAGGATCCACATCTAGGAAGTCAGGAGATAGaacagaaaacaagaaacaacTCTTAGAAATTAATaaaccccagtaaattcaataaaggGGGGCAGTAATAAAATGGCATAAATTTCCAAGTCACTTTGGAAGAGAAATTCTAATAAAACTCcccagaaaaatagaaagaacagATGGGTGGAGGAGCGGCCAGGCCAGCAGCTCCAACAGAcaaagaaagggggagggaataACCAAGTGAAAAATTTGCAAAATGTTTATCTGTTTTGAAGGGTGTGAGTTTCTAAATTGAAACAACCCACCAAGTGCCCAACACAATTAATGAGAAACATCTATATTGAAACACATCACTACAATTTCAGATCCATGAGAACAAGAAAAGATCCAGAAGCTTCCAGAGACCTTTTCTCAAAGGGTCAGGCATCAAAATGACTAGATTTCTTAAGAAGTTAGAAGGCCATAGAGCAATGCCTTCAAAATTCTGATGAGAATGATTCCAACATAGTAACTACTCAACCTCACTAATTCAAATAGAAGGGCGGAGTAAGTCTGAGAAGGCGGGCCTAGAACACCTACCGCCCACAGACTCGTCCAAGGAAGCGGCTGGGGGTGGAGTCCTCCAGAAGGTGGCCTTATGCTGCCCGGGAGCAGCAAGTCCAGTTTGGAAAAGGCTTGACATTTTCAGGTGGGGCCAGTCCAGGCAGGGACACCCCAGCCATGATGGTGATGGCGGGGCTGGAGCAGCGGGACGGGATCCAGCAAGGGCGCTCTGCTCCCTGGATGCCAGGAGGAAGAGCTGAAACCTGCCTAAGAGGCATCTGTATGCAGGTTTCTGCACGTGCTTGCGAGTGCCCCTGGAAGGGTACACAGGACGCTGGGCACTGGTGGCTTTCAGGAGGGAACCAGGTCGTTTGCAGAAATATTGGAAGCCTGACTTCTCACcgtgtgtttttctctcttgacTTTGTACCAGAtgcaaaaataaaagtgaaaaggcACCCATGCACAGCCCCTGGAAGGGAAGCAGGACCTGTTGCAGGAGTGGGCGCAGTGGGTGGCTTGCACTaaggtggagagagggagaggggtggagagagCCAGACGGGGTTGCCCTCATGCCAACAGGTGCTCACACTAGAGGGAGAGATGGTAGGAAACGAGTCCGTGGGAGCTCCTGGAGGGACTGCggccggcctgcctgcctgcggaGGCCACTGGTCCCCGCCCTGTCCAGCTCGGACAGGCTGCCTGGGAGTCCTGGTCCTGGGTGCGGGCTGAGGGGGATCGGGCCGTGCGTGCGTGGGTCTGTATAAGAAACGGACTCCACGGGGCCGGCGGAACTGTCCTGGGACCACTCCACCTACCCCACCCGGAGCCCTGCCCCGGCCTCCCTGGTCCTGGGCACTTACCTTTCGCCCTGACGCCGAGCATCCTTCCCAGGTGGCCAAAACCAAGCAGCAGATCGAGGAGCAgcgggtgcaggtgcaggtggtGGAGCGggcccagcaggtggcagtgcAGGAGCAGGAGATTGCCCGCCGGGAGAAGGAGCTGGAGGCCCGCGTGCGGAAGCCGGCGGAAGCCGAGCGCTACCGGCTGGAGCGCCTCGCGGAGGCTGAGAAGTAAACGccctcccgcccctcctgcccctcccgctCCTTCCCACCCGGCGCCCCCAGATAGAGAGCCGAGAGCCGAGGTCTTCACCACCTGGACTCCTCCTGTGGCGCTCAGGTGGTAGGAGCCTCCACCCCGCTCGGGCCTTCCCCCGGCAGCCAGGGCCTCAGCTCCTCTGCACCCCTGTTTGCCCAGGTCCCAGCAGATCATGCAGGCGGAGGCCGAAGCAGAGTCTGTGAGGGTGAGTTTGGAGGTGTGGCTGCGGAGCTGGGGTTTCTCACCCTCACCTGCTCCCTTCACATCACAGTgtcctgtgccctgcccagatGCGGGGGGAGGCCGAGGCCTTCGCCATTGGGGCCCGGGCCCGGGCTGAGGCCGAACAGATGGCCAAGAAGGCAGAAGCGTTCCAGCTGTACCAGGAGGCTGCTCAGCTGGACATGCTGCTGGAGAAGCTCCCCCAGGTCAGGCATGTGCCAGGGGTCACCAGAGCCAGGCTAGGGGACCATGAGTTAGGGAGGGGAGTTATAAGCCAATGACCAAAGTGAAAAAGGATGATCTGTAAGACGGGATCTTAAAAAGCCCagggtagccctggccagtgtggctcagtggcaaGAGCATGCACccaagggtcgtgggttcaattcccagtcaagagcaggtacctgggttgcaggtttgacccctggCTATCAGGACACGTGTGGGAGCCATCGAtcgagatgtttctctctcccgctccctttcactctctaaaaatcaatggaaaaatgtcctcggatGAGAGTTCACAAAACCCCAGGGAAAAGCCTTTTAGGAGGGTGTGGTCGGGCCACAGCCCCGAGTGGGCGTCTCACCCGCAGGTGGCAGAGGAGATCAGTGGTCCCTTGACCTCGACCAAAAAGATCACACTGGTGTCGAGTGGCAGTGGGGCCGTGGGAGCGGCCAAAGTGACGGGGGAAGTACTGGACATCCTGAGCCGCC
Coding sequences within it:
- the IER3 gene encoding radiation-inducible immediate-early gene IEX-1; amino-acid sequence: MCRSRCSLPAMTVLRAPTPAPSASPGPRRGSGPEVFTFDPLPEPAAAPASRPSASRPSASRGHRKRSRRVLYPRVVRRQLPAEDASPARRLLFLLLAVVFCQVLTAEEGVPAPPNAEDAPAPAPAPPAREPRNVTAEPADRALDLRAFLPRPPAAL
- the FLOT1 gene encoding flotillin-1; the encoded protein is MFFTCGPNEAMVVSGFCRSPPVMVAGGRVFVLPCIQQIQRISLNTLTLNVKSEKVYTRHGVPISVTGIAQVKIQGQNKEMLAAACQMFLGKTEAEIAHIALETLEGHQRAIMAHMTVEEIYKDRQKFSEQVFKVASSDLVNMGISVVSYTLKDIHDDQDYLHSLGKARTAQVQKDARIGEAEAKRDAGIREAKAKQEKVSAQYLSEIEMAKAQRDYELKKATYDIEVNTRRAQADLAYQLQVAKTKQQIEEQRVQVQVVERAQQVAVQEQEIARREKELEARVRKPAEAERYRLERLAEAEKSQQIMQAEAEAESVRMRGEAEAFAIGARARAEAEQMAKKAEAFQLYQEAAQLDMLLEKLPQVAEEISGPLTSTKKITLVSSGSGAVGAAKVTGEVLDILSRLPESVERLTGVSISQVNHKPLRTA